One genomic segment of Timaviella obliquedivisa GSE-PSE-MK23-08B includes these proteins:
- a CDS encoding peptidylprolyl isomerase yields MLCSSVQSLQPEAIVDFLKREIILKDIYKRVLSQQIISETVKAKGITVTADEIQAEADRQRHQRHLESATATFSWLNEQLMTPEDWEAGISDRLIAAKLAESLFGHEIEKYFVEHQLEFEQVLLYQLAVPYLQLAQELLYQIEENEIGFYEAAHLYDLDEQRRLQFGYAGKLYRWSFTPEIAAILLGANTGEVIGPVQAEQSYILLMVEEFIPARLTPEIRQIILDRLFQNWLDHELTLIAQ; encoded by the coding sequence ATGCTTTGTTCATCAGTGCAATCTCTTCAACCCGAAGCCATTGTTGATTTCTTAAAACGAGAAATCATCTTAAAGGACATTTATAAACGGGTACTGTCTCAACAAATTATCAGCGAAACGGTAAAGGCAAAAGGCATCACCGTGACCGCAGACGAAATTCAAGCTGAAGCCGATCGCCAGCGGCATCAAAGGCACTTGGAAAGTGCAACGGCAACCTTTTCGTGGTTAAACGAGCAGTTAATGACACCAGAAGATTGGGAAGCTGGAATTAGCGATCGTCTAATTGCAGCAAAATTGGCAGAATCACTCTTTGGTCATGAGATTGAAAAATACTTTGTTGAACATCAGCTTGAATTTGAGCAAGTTTTACTCTATCAGTTAGCTGTGCCCTATCTTCAGCTTGCCCAGGAATTGCTTTACCAAATTGAAGAAAACGAAATCGGCTTTTATGAGGCAGCACACCTTTACGACTTAGATGAACAGCGTCGTCTCCAGTTTGGCTATGCAGGAAAACTATATCGATGGAGCTTTACTCCAGAAATTGCAGCTATTCTCTTAGGCGCTAATACTGGCGAGGTAATTGGACCAGTTCAGGCTGAACAAAGCTATATCCTGTTAATGGTTGAAGAATTTATCCCTGCAAGGCTTACGCCTGAGATTCGTCAAATTATTCTCGATCGATTGTTTCAAAACTGGTTAGACCATGAATTGACACTCATTGCCCAATAA
- a CDS encoding HetP family heterocyst commitment protein, with translation MNVSFNQSKNRATLQSGRIMTSEQMTQVIEAIVDGKYSWACVLMLHSIGYNPIDYIPYRTYARIIKDNRLSDRRVNSNLSLANRINDLSCLEPLEKEGDRTQINSVRGGSRAQSYLPSWLTRWM, from the coding sequence ATGAACGTTAGCTTTAATCAATCCAAAAACCGTGCGACTCTGCAATCTGGCAGAATCATGACTTCTGAACAAATGACTCAAGTCATTGAGGCGATCGTTGATGGCAAGTATTCCTGGGCTTGTGTCTTAATGCTGCATTCGATTGGTTATAACCCAATCGACTACATTCCTTACCGAACGTATGCTCGTATTATAAAAGACAATAGATTGAGCGATCGCCGAGTGAACTCCAATCTCTCTTTGGCTAACCGAATTAATGACTTAAGTTGTTTAGAGCCTCTAGAAAAAGAAGGCGATCGAACCCAAATCAATAGTGTACGAGGCGGAAGTCGCGCTCAATCCTATTTGCCGTCTTGGCTCACCCGATGGATGTAA
- a CDS encoding HlyD family efflux transporter periplasmic adaptor subunit has translation MRLHNFLGDSLVDTDSTPSRRYYLSQQLAIADLRAVTFAPLGDREAKSIHGGIAAPDRVVPENFTPAPTPSVHPPTPGHPPSDLHWSPTLQNVLDRPSSNLPWHLAAAGVLFCSVFAAWAWFGQIQEVSTAAGKLIPKGEVYKVQPTAQAEVSRVLIRAGERVEAGQILAELDQRLELNEIAGLQESIQADQLELIQTKGLIAQAQLEMQTRQAISAAQMQSQVAAIAEVQTDANTYRQLLTDLQAEMTAYQSRLDRLQPLVDEGAIAQDHLFEVEQTLRQRQQTVTQNQGNLQKVSASGAQLQAKLAQAEAEGQQSQLEAQQKLQQLTIQVSQLQSKIAATENSLKAAKTKLKYKFIHAPVNGIVTDLNVHNIGEVTKPGETFAEIMPNGASLVLSAFLPNQEAGFVKKGMTVRMKFNAFPYQRYGTVSGKVLFIAPDATIDEQLGSGYRIEVALDQSTIGTQATLLKAGQTATAEIVTRQRRIVDILFEPLKQLQKNGLSL, from the coding sequence ATGCGTTTGCACAACTTTTTAGGCGATTCTTTAGTCGATACAGATTCTACGCCCTCTCGTAGATATTATTTATCCCAACAACTTGCGATCGCTGATTTAAGGGCAGTCACCTTTGCGCCTCTGGGCGATCGCGAAGCAAAGTCAATTCACGGTGGGATCGCTGCTCCTGATAGGGTTGTCCCAGAGAATTTTACCCCTGCGCCAACGCCTTCAGTCCACCCTCCTACACCGGGTCACCCTCCCTCCGATCTCCATTGGAGTCCAACGCTTCAAAACGTGCTCGATCGTCCATCCTCAAATTTACCTTGGCATCTAGCAGCAGCCGGAGTTTTATTTTGCTCTGTCTTTGCGGCTTGGGCATGGTTTGGACAAATTCAAGAAGTTAGCACTGCCGCCGGAAAACTGATTCCTAAGGGCGAGGTTTACAAAGTTCAACCGACTGCCCAAGCTGAGGTATCCAGGGTTTTGATTCGAGCAGGGGAGAGGGTAGAAGCAGGACAAATACTGGCTGAATTAGATCAGCGGTTAGAACTCAACGAAATTGCAGGCTTGCAGGAAAGCATTCAAGCAGATCAACTGGAATTAATACAGACGAAAGGATTAATTGCTCAAGCTCAACTAGAAATGCAGACGAGGCAAGCTATTTCGGCTGCGCAAATGCAGTCTCAAGTGGCAGCGATCGCTGAGGTTCAGACCGATGCTAATACCTACCGCCAACTCCTCACCGATTTGCAAGCTGAGATGACTGCTTATCAGAGTCGTCTTGACCGCCTCCAACCCCTAGTAGACGAAGGAGCGATCGCCCAGGATCATTTATTTGAAGTGGAGCAAACCTTGCGGCAACGCCAACAAACTGTTACCCAAAACCAAGGAAATTTGCAAAAAGTCTCAGCTTCAGGCGCCCAACTGCAAGCTAAACTCGCACAAGCAGAAGCAGAAGGGCAACAGAGCCAGCTTGAAGCCCAACAAAAATTGCAGCAGTTAACTATTCAAGTCAGCCAGTTACAATCCAAAATTGCAGCAACTGAAAATTCCCTGAAGGCAGCTAAAACTAAGCTGAAGTATAAGTTTATTCATGCTCCGGTAAACGGCATTGTCACTGATCTAAATGTGCATAACATTGGAGAAGTAACGAAACCGGGTGAAACTTTCGCCGAAATTATGCCGAATGGAGCATCGTTAGTTTTATCAGCCTTTTTACCTAATCAGGAAGCGGGCTTTGTTAAAAAAGGAATGACCGTTAGGATGAAGTTTAATGCTTTTCCTTACCAGCGCTATGGAACGGTTTCTGGGAAAGTTTTGTTCATTGCTCCTGATGCCACAATAGACGAACAGCTAGGCTCTGGTTACCGCATTGAAGTTGCACTCGATCAGTCTACTATTGGCACACAAGCTACCTTGCTTAAAGCCGGACAGACTGCAACTGCCGAAATTGTCACCCGTCAGCGACGCATTGTTGACATTTTGTTTGAGCCACTGAAGCAACTGCAAAAAAACGGTCTTTCTCTGTAA